TCAACATTGCAATGATAACGATGTTCATTACAAATACAACCCCAACCAAAATTTTCAACCAATTTTGAACACCCATCAAAGCTCTCTGCACAGAAGCTATCTTCTTATCCCTTTCAATTTCAACATTTGCTTCCAACACNTCACAGCTAACAGTTTCTTCAATTCCCCAATCAGTGCACCATCTGAAGTAGTTGCATCCACCATTTTCACTTCCAACCTTATACCTAGGGCAACCCCAAAACTTTTTGCCTCGATTCTTAACAGTTTTTGCAGTCCTCAACACACAGCTTTCTCCACAATGGCATGTGATCGAACCATCATTTCTGTTCCAGCTTCCATCTCCACGAGAGCTGATAGAGCGCAAATGCTTTCTTCCACACTCATTGCAAGTGGATGACGAACAAGAATGACCCATGGACATTTTCGAAATTTCAGAAGCTTCCCAATCTTCATCAACGACGAACACAGACCAATCCGCTCACAATTTTTGCTTCTTCAGGTTTCGCCCTTTCCCCTATCGAAAACCCAGATCCTCTGAACTTAATGAAAAAGGCAATATGAATCTCATATTTGAGTTCATTTTAAACTGTccaaaaagtaatttaatttataatttttgtaaaatgcCATGTTTCATCAGATCAATGACACGTTGCATGACACCTGTGCATAACATAACACCTCATTTACTGTACTGGCAAAATATTTGACGctgttaactttatttaacggaaagggtcaatttcattcaaattgactcttatgatgaccaaattgggagttttaataattgagggatgaaattgggaatcagtcccaaaaatagggacgatttaagggtttaaaccttattatATCTAAGTTTTGAATATATAGAGAACCGTCAAATTCTTATAgcttttattgaatatttttgttaatacttttataattttttttccattta
This genomic interval from Vigna radiata var. radiata cultivar VC1973A chromosome 8, Vradiata_ver6, whole genome shotgun sequence contains the following:
- the LOC106770469 gene encoding uncharacterized protein LOC106770469: MSMGHSCSSSTCNECGRKHLRSISSRGDGSWNRNDGSITCHCGESCVLRTAKTVKNRGKKFWGCPRYKVGSENGGCNYFRWCTDWGIEETVSCXVLEANVEIERDKKIASVQRALMGVQNWLKILVGVVFVMNIVIIAMLMGRA